CTGGCCGGGTTCCGGAGCGTCACCAGGTCCTTGAGGAAGGACACCTGCATGGTCGCGTCGTCGATCAGCATCCCGCGGTGCCAGCCGAAGCTCGGCTGCTGCTCGAAGAAGTGAGCGCTGACCCCCTCCTGCCGGTCGACGCGCGCGTTGTGCTCGCTCAGTGCGATCGCCATGGCCACGTTGGAGGGGCCGAAGCCCACGCCTATGAGGTCGTGGATCAGTGATGCGTCGTCAGGAAGAGTCTGTGCCATGTCACTCCCATCCTGCGGGTGGATGGGCACGCCTACGGAGGGGCGGCCCAAAACTTAGGTAAGGCTAAGCTCATCCTGTGGAACTGTCGATAGGCAGTGCACCGTTGTGCACTTAGGTAAGCCTTGCTTTACTGACGCCTGGTCAGTCCCTGCTCCGAGGAGGAACCGCATGCGGGTCGTCATGTTCGGCTATCAGACCTGGGGGCACCGGACCCTCCGCGCCCTGCTGGACTCCGAGCACGACGTGGTCCTGGTGGTGACCCACCCCAAGAGCGAGCACGCCTACGAGAAGATCTGGAGCGACTCGGTCGCCGACCTCGCCGAGGAGCACGGCGTGCCGGTCGTGATCCGCAACCGCCCTGACGACGACGAGCTGTTCGCGCGCCTCAAGGAGGCCGACCCGGACATCATCGTGGCCAACAACTGGCGTACCTGGATCCCCCCGCGCATCTTCGGCCTGCCCCGGCACGGCACCCTGAACGTGCACGACGCGCTGCTGCCGAAGTACGCCGGGTTCTCCCCGCTGATCTGGGCCCTGATCAACGGCGAGTCCGAAGTCGGCGTCACCGCGCACCTGATGAACGACGAACTCGACGCCGGTGACATCGTGCGCCAGGAGGCGGTGCCGGTCGGGCCGACGGACACCGCGACCGACCTCTTCCACCGGACCGTCGACCTCATCGCCCCGGTCACCCTCGGCGCGCTCGCTCATATCGCTTCCGGGCAGACGGAGTTCACCCGGCAGGACCGCTCGCAGGCCAGCTTCTTCCACAAGCGCTCCATCGAGGACAGCCGCATCGACTGGACCTGGCCGGCGGAGGACCTCGAACGCCTGGTCCGCGCCCAGTCGGAGCCGTACCCGAGCGCGTTCACCTTCCACAAGGGCCGGCGGATCGAAGTCCTCGCCTCGGTCGTCTCCGAGGGCCGGTACGGCGGGACGCCCGGCCGTATCTTCTATCGCGAGGGCGAGGGTGTCGTCATCGTCGCCGGGGCCGACGCGCGCACGGGCCGCAACCATGGGCTGGCCATCACCCGCGTACGCACCGAGGACGGCCGCGAGCTGCCCGCGACCGAGTACTTCACCAGCATGGGCGGCTATCTCACCAACCAGCCCTGAGACGTAGTCGGCATGAAGTGACCCGCCACTGCCCGTGCAGCGGCGGGTCGCCGTATGTCCGGGTCAGTGACCGTGACCGCCCTCGGCCTCCCCGTGCCCCGCACCGGTCGTCACCGTGAACGCCGCCGTGTGGACCTGGCCCGCGTGCTTGAAGTCCAGGAACAGGCGGTACGTTCCGCCGCTGGGGGCGGTGGCCATGAAGGAGACGTCCGGGCCGGAGCCGGTCCCGGCGTTGGGGTGGACGTGGAGATAGGCGAGGTCGCCGGAGCGCAGGGCCACCAGGTGGCCGTAGGCGCCGAGATAGGGCTGGAGGTCGGTGACGGGGCGGCCGGCGCGGGAGACCTTGAGCTTGAGTTCCGTCGCGGTGTTCGGGGTGAGGCCGCCGGTCAGCTCGACCTTGTAGCCATCGACGGTGGCGGTGCCGCTCGGAGCCGGGAACTTCTGGGGCGCGTAGGCACCCGAGGCGGCCAGGTCCGCGCCGAGGACGAGGTTCTCGGCACCCTTCTTCGCCGGGGTGAAGTCGGCGAAGACGCGGTAGCCGCCCGCGCGGGGCAGGGACACGGGGATGCTCCAGGTGCCGTCGGCGGCGCGGGTGGGGTGCAGATGACGGTAGGTGACGAGGTCGCGTGAGGCGACGATGAGGTGGAG
This DNA window, taken from Streptomyces sp. NBC_00663, encodes the following:
- a CDS encoding methionyl-tRNA formyltransferase, with the protein product MRVVMFGYQTWGHRTLRALLDSEHDVVLVVTHPKSEHAYEKIWSDSVADLAEEHGVPVVIRNRPDDDELFARLKEADPDIIVANNWRTWIPPRIFGLPRHGTLNVHDALLPKYAGFSPLIWALINGESEVGVTAHLMNDELDAGDIVRQEAVPVGPTDTATDLFHRTVDLIAPVTLGALAHIASGQTEFTRQDRSQASFFHKRSIEDSRIDWTWPAEDLERLVRAQSEPYPSAFTFHKGRRIEVLASVVSEGRYGGTPGRIFYREGEGVVIVAGADARTGRNHGLAITRVRTEDGRELPATEYFTSMGGYLTNQP